The DNA sequence CGTATGCGGTTCCAATAGCGGTTGCCAGCGTTCTCCTGCTCGCCACAGCTGCGGGACTTGCCTCTGCAAGCCCACCCCAACCAGGGACGGAGGGGAACGGGCTTACGGAGAACGAGTCTGCGACCCTCTGGTCGCACGACACGGACAACTACACGAGCGAATCTGTCTATTCCCAGCGGTACGGCGAGCACCGCACAGCGATCCAGCAGGTAGCGAACGGCACGGACATCACGTTCACCAGACCACCCAAGACCGCCGCGACGTGGACACGGCACGATTTCGACGACCTCCACGCCGGCGGCCTACACACGTCGAACTATCCCGAGAACGCGAATCTCGAGGATAGCGTACTCATCGCAGACGCTCACGCAACGATTTTCGCCGCGCAACCGTCGACACGAGCACATCTCGCGTCCGGCGAGACGCGCACGTATCTCGCACCAGACGGCACATTTCGTGGCCTCGTGGACTACCGGGTTCGCTACCCGAACACGACGACAGCGAACGCGACGCTCGGAAACACGAGCACGGACTGGTCACTCGCGAGCCACCAGATTTCGCGCGTCTGGCTTACACAGGACGGTGAGACGCTCGCCTCCAGTTCTGGCACACACACGCCGACGCTCGACTACCACCTGCAGAACGACCGGAGTACGACGCTGACACTCCACGCACAGATCGAGGTTCGCGTCCAGCAGACCGTAGAGCTGAACGGCAACGTCATTAACGCGACGACGCGGACTGACTCGATTACGGTCAGTGACTCACTCGACGGATCAGTCTACGATCTTGCCGCGTACCCCTACTACGCGACGTATCCGAACGGCGATGCGGGCGTCGCAATCTTCCAGTCGCGGCCGTGGCAGGGCTACACGCTCACCAGTAATGGGAGTGAGCGTGTGCGCGGCGTCTGGCGGTCCTACACTGCCCGCCACACGAACTGGGACACGCTCGTCTCCTCGACACGTGACGGCGAGACGCGCACTCAACCGGACGCTATTCCCGTCTCAGTTCACGCGTATCCGTCGCGGATCGGGCCAGTCGCTGAGCCCGTTCGAACCGGCCCATCGGTCGTCAAGACGTGGGGGATTAATCGATCGTCGCCTGCGTCGACACTCGGCGAGAATGTCCACATCGACGTCGTGAACCAGTCCTACAAGACGTCCTATGGGGTCGCCGTTCGCACCGACGATGTCGACCGGCAAGCACTCCACGTCGGGGGAATCGTCCGCGGCGTGAACGCGACCATCATCCAGCCACAGGAGGGATCGACGCGACACCTCCGAGAAAGTAATCTCACAGTGAGTGTTCTCTCGCAGAACGATTCGGCCGCAGTCGTCCGTCTCGAACTCCGGGACAACCAGACGGGTGCGCCAATTGATCTCTCGAAGAGCCAGCGTGGCCGTGCGCTCGCCCAATCGGATGACGGCTACATCGCGATTGCTGGCCAACACGTCCAGACGAACGCCTCTGGAGTCGCCGTCGTCACGTTCACGCAGCCCGGCATCTACACGGCGCAGTACCATCCCGAATCGTGGCTCGGCGCGAATCCCGCCTACGTACGTGACCGGGCGAGCGTCCGCTGGCACCCGCTCGGCACGATACAGGGGTGGTTCGACCTCGCGTTCACGACTGGGTGGAAGCTCCTCCCGTTCGTCGTGATGTTCTACGCCGGTACGCACCTCCTCCGCCTCTTCGACCTCCACCGCTTCCAGAACCCATGACTGACAGCTCACCACCCATCGACCGTCGTACCGCCCTTCGAGCACTCGGTAGTCTCACTCTCGTCGGCATCGCCGGCTGTACCGGCGATCAGAGTACGGGGCCGTCGAGTTCCTTGACGACCACCACTGCTGGGCCGTTCGCGAACGTCGGCGTCCAGGGGACGACGCTCGTCGTCGACCTCGTGAGCGATACCGACATTGAGCATGTGAACCTCGTGAAGCCGAATGGATCGCTCTTCGGGACACGCGACGTCGCGCAGGGGGCAAGCCGCGTCTCCTTCGACGTCGGCACCACCTACACCCCTGGCGAATACGAGCTCGTCGCCGTCACCGGCGACCAGACCGTCGGCACCACGACACGGACGCTCCGTCCCGACCTCCAAATCATCGAGATGGGGATTGGACGCAATCAGCCCGAGAAGATGTGGAACGGATCCAAGCAGGAAATTGCAGACGAGGCGTATGTAGTGGTCCGGAACGGTGGGAGTGGGCCAGTCTCGGTTACACAGCTGTTGTTCCTTGGAATGGCGCCCTATCCGAGCGGAGAGAACGGCACCGGGTACGCCGATGATCCGGACATAAGTGGGATATACGACCCACAGTCAGACTCGGAAGCTTCGAAGGTCACCTTCGGTCCGGGAGAGCAGAAGACGCTCTATAGCTCTCGTTCTCCGTTCGCCTTCGTCCCCGGTAGTGGGACGACGTGTACGGATAGTGTTCAGCAGGGAACGTTCACAGTATCGCTCGAAACCGATCCCGATGCATCCTCGACCTCGAAGATGTACGATATCCGCTACTCAGCAGCTGAGAAGTTCAACAACTGTACGCTCACGATCGGAGGAGAGTAACGGTGGTCGATCTGATCGGCGTCGTCCTTCAAGGGTTCAAGGACGCCGTCAACTGGTTCACCGGCCTGTTCATGCAGGGCCTCACGAAGGGGTATACGCAGCTCTCGACCGCTATGTTCGGGACGCCAACCCCGCAGACGGACGGTGCGTTCGTCTTTGGCCAACCAACGAACGCTCCGTGGCAGTCTATCCATCACGCCCTGATTGGTGGCGAGATCATGGTCGTCTCGCTGCTCCTGCTCGTAATCTGCGTGCAGGGCCGCCACCTTATCCGTATCTTCAACATTGGAAGCACGTATGAGTCTCGGCGGACGCGTAAGACCGCGTGGGTCGGTGCCTTCCTCATCATCACGTGGTACTGGGTCGCCGTACTTACGCTCTACCTCGTGAATGGATTCACAATCGCACTCCTCCCGAGCCTCAGCGCCCTCGGCGCTGCGATGCTCAATTTCCTTGAGAGAACGTTGAGCAATCCTGGCCTCTCACTGGTTTTCGCGCTTCTTGGTGGGCTCTCGATGTGGGCGCTGGAGGCACTCTACTACATCCGGGAAGTCCTCCTCTACGTCTATATTTACGGGATGCCGATCGCATTTGCGCTCGCCTACGGGAATGTCCCGGTCCTCTCGGACGTCGCGATGGGCTTCGCGAAGCGCTTCGTCCCGCTCGCCATCCTCCCACTTCCCGCCGCTGTCGTGTTCAAAGGCTACGACTTACTCTACTCACAGCACGCGCTCTCGCCGGGCAGTCCGTTCCTCAAGTATCTCGTCGCCGTCTCCCTCCCACTCGTCGCCTTGGTGGTGACGTGGAAGACGTTCCAGTACGCGACGCCGCTGACCGCGAAAGCCATCGGCACCGCGACGCGCGGTGCTGCACTCGTCGGTGGTGTTGCAGCAGGCGCCTACGTCGGTGGGGCGAGCGTCGCGACGACCGCTGCCCGCTGGGGCCCGAAAGCCGCTGCTGGACAAGCTGTTGCTGAGCACGCCAGCCGTCGCGCTTCAGAGGAGAGTGAGGAGTCTATGCCGTCGTATCGCCGCACAGAGAACGACCCACAGACACGCTAACCCAGTATGTCCACAGATCCAGACGCTGCCGCCCGACGCATCATGAATCAGTTCGGCGAGGAGAGCCGCATTCCCTACCTCAACATCGAGGAGGGAGATGTTGGCGTCCTCATCGCCTTCCCCATCATCGGCCTCTTCCTCGCCGCCCTCACCGGTATCGACTCACTCGCCCTTCCGTTCGTCGCAGGTGGGTTCGGCCTCGGTGTCGCCATCATCTACGTCTCCCCACGCCACCTCACCGCGTGGACGTGGGCAACCGACGTCTACCAGTACCTCAAACGCCCCCGAATCACCTTCAGCGCACCAGCCGAACCAGAATCGGGGACGAACGAGACGGTTCGGAACGAAGGCGGATTCGCGAATTACACGCCCTTCACGCCGGACGAGCGGACGCAGGACCTCACCAATATCGAGCGGGCGTGGCCCGGCGCCGGCGCGATCCAGCGCTCGGACGGCACGATGGAAGCCTTCGTTGAGGTTGACCCGGACAACATGGATTTCGCGATGTCCGAGGACTGGGCGCAACTCCAGGAGGCGGGCGCGGAGTTCGCGAACAAAGAACTCGACTCGAAGCTCAAACTCCACGCCACCACGCGTGCATTCCCTGTCGAGCAGGTTGTCAAGAACATTCAGGACCGCCTCGACGACGAGGACGTCCAAGCGAACCCGGTGTTCCACGAACTCCTTGAAGAATACCTCGAGACACGCCCACGCGAGATGCGCGAGCGTGGCATCCAGCAGATCCGCTACTACATCGGCGTCGAAGTCTCCCCGATGGACGTCTACGACCGCTATCGCGACGAATCGACGCCCGCCGAGAAACTTACCGAGATTCCCGTGGTCGGCTTCCTGTTCAACCCGTTCGTCACACGCCGCGAGAACTTACAGGCGGTAGAGCAGCGGGCGCGGATGTTCGAGACGCTCGACGACCGCGTCGCTGCCGTCCGGAGCGAGTTCATCCAGCAGGCGAGTGGGTGGTCGGCACGCCGGCTCAGCACGGTCGAACTCTTCACGCTCGCGATGGATTTCTGGAACGGCCACGAACACGACGTCGACGACCCCGAATCGGTCATCCGCCAACAGCCAGCGATGGATCAGCAGGCACGGGAGGATGCCGATGCATAACGTCGTCCTTCCGGCGGCAGTCGGGTTCGGCGAGCAGCTCTCACAGTGGGCACTCAACCCAACGACGCCCGGCGGTGTCCTCCTCTACCTGCTCGTCGCGGTCGTCATCGTCGCTAGCGGGGTTGTCGCGTGGACGCGCTCGCAGGCACGTAGCGACGAGCCGACTGTCGAGTTCGCGGACGTTCTTGACGAGGGGACGCTCGAAGAGGGGCAGGCCGAAGGACGGCTGCTCGACGAAATCGCCGAGTCACACAAGACAGCGATTGCGCCAGCCGCCATCGAGTGGGAGACACGCGCGGCACACGTTGGCGAGCAGTGGACGTCGACGCTCTATATCGCGGAGTACCCTGACCATCCGACTGATGGCTACCTCAGCGACCTCTTCGAGCTGACCGATGTCGAGTTCGACCTCACTGCGCATGTCACGCCGAAGAACCAGGAGCGCGCCCGCACTGAACTCGAAGAGATCGCTGACGACCTCCAAGTGGATGCAGACCTCGAGCAGAGCGTTCGTGGTGCGTATCTCCAAGAGCGCGCTGACGAGGCCGCAGCCACGTACAAGGCCGTTGAGAGCGGTGCGAACGTCTTCGACCACGGGCTGTTCATCACGGTGCGCGCCGACGAGAAGGACGACCTGCAGGACGCCGTCCGCACCGTCAAGAGCACCCTTCGCGACGACCCCGCAAACCTCACACCGAAAACCGCGATCTGTCGGCAAGATGTTGCCCTCCAGTCCGCCGCACCGATCGGCGACAACGAGTTCGGCCGCGAGTCTATCGCCCTCGGTGGCGCCGTCGGCGCCCTCCTCGCGTCCCCCCATAACGCGACAATCCTCGAGGAGGGTGGCGTCGAGTTCGGCATCCACAAGGACAACCAGAGCCCCGTCGTCATCGACCCGTTCGACCGTGACAACGGCTATGCGATGTTCACCGTCGGGGACACCGGCTCCGGGAAGTCGTTTGGCTCGAAGCAGAACTTCATCCGCTCGATCGAACAGGACCGCGACCGCATCGGCATCGTCCTCGAGCCGCTCAACAACTGGGCGGGTGTTTCGGAAGCGCTCGACGCCCAGCGAATCACTGTGGGTGGAACGCTCGGCCTGAATCCCCTCGAAATCCGCCAGACGCCTGAGCACGCGCAGCGGGCGATGGGTGAGGACGCGAGTCCATTCAACGAGAAACTCGACGACGCGATGAGCTTTCTCACCAACTTCTTCGCCCTACGGGGGATTTCGCTTGGTGACCGGCGGACGACGCTCGAACTCGGACTACGGACTGCGTACGCCCGACAGGGTATCACCGACGACATCACGACGCACGATAATCCGAGTCCGACGATTCGGGATATGCTCGACGTCTTCGAGGAGATGGTTGAAGCCCCCGAGGAGTTCGTCGTCCGCTCCGAATCTGAGGCCGAAAAACTGCAAGCCGACGCGACGTGGCTCCTTGACCAGCTCCGGCCCTTCGAGGCGGAAGGCCGGCACGCGAATCTTGGGAAGGAGTCTGCCTTCGACATTCGGGATGAGAAGACGATCTATCTCGACCTCGCCCAACAGGAGGGGAGTGTGGACTCCAGTACAGCACTCACGATGCAACTCCTCATCTCACTCGTCTACGAGCGCGCAAAGGAGACCGAGAAGGAGGTCGTGTTCGTCATCGACGAGGCCAGATATATCATGCAGGATGCCGCGAGTCTCGCATTTCTCGAGACGGTGTTCCGCCATCACCGCCACCACGATCTCTCGATTCGCCTCGTGACGCAGACGGTTGACGAGTTCTTCGAGCACACCGAAGCCGAGGCGATTCTTGATCAGTGTGCGGTCAAGCAGTTCCACCGCCTTGACGGAATGGACGAGGAGTGGGCCGACGAGTTCGGCCTGAACTACGCGCAGATGCGCTACGTCCAGGACGCCGTTCCCGGCAACGAAGATGCTGGGTTCTCCGAAGCACTCGTCGGCGTCGACGGCGAGTGGCGCGGTATCCAGGTCGAGGCGATGCCCAAAGAGAAGCAGGTCATCGACTTCGACCCCACCACCCAAACTCGCGACGAACTCCCCGGCGCGACCAGCGACGAAGCTGATTCAGAGCTGGAGTCGATCCAGCAGCGACTCGCCGAGAAAACTGGCAACTCGACTGACGACGCAGAACAGGTCGCGGAGACGGACGGTGGTCGCGATGAGTGAGTACCTCTGTGTGACGCCGACCACGGAGGCAGTCGCCCCAGCGGGAGTTCCACGAATCCTTGAGAGCCTCCACAAACTCACGAATGAGGACTCAGGACTTGGAGCAAAGCTGAATCCGCTCTCGTCGTCGACGCCGCCGCGTTTCGAGTTCCTCGCGCTCAGCACGGGCGACGATGCACCAGTCGAGTTCTACTACAGCGCCGACGACTACCTCGACACTCTCGAGGAACGCCTACAGTCCGTCTATCCGGAGACATTCGACGTCGAACCCGTTGACCTCAACGTTGAGTCGCGGCTCATTCAGCCAGTCGAATACGCCCGTGCGGAATTCATCGACGCCTACCAGCAGGACGCCCTCCAGTACGAATTCTCCGAGAACGAGCAATACACACTCACCGAAGACGGCGGGATTGAGGCACCGAGTGTCGATGTGACTGCGGACAGCGTGGTGTCGATCGACGATATCGCGCTCGAACTCGCGACTGGAGACGAGACGCCGATTGAGAAACCGACGCTAACGGAGGAGGGCACGATTCTTGCGCGTCCGGCAACCGATGCTGTCTCTCCATATGGTGTCCGCTGGCGGGGATCGGCGAGCCGGAAAGAGGACTGGATGACGTCCCTCGCGCCATTCACGGACGGCGAGGACGAGGAATCTCTGTCAGCGGTCGACCAGCCGGGTGCAGCGCTCGCGTCCCTCATCGACCACGTGAACGACGCGACGGAGCCACTTGCCTTCCAAGTGGTGTTCGAGCGGCGTGCGAACTGGCAGTCCGACGCCGATGTTCGGAAAGAAGATCTGATCGACGGCCGCGACACACTCGCTCAGCGACTGGTTGGTGACCTGCTTGCGTACGATCCGGAGTACGAAGACGAGCGACCGGACAGGAGCGAACTGAGTGATCGTGTCGTCCGGCGGCTCGACGCAATTCGGGCGACGAATCCACAGCGCTCGTTCACCGCCAACATCCGCGCAATCGGCGTCCCGACCAGTGACGACGGACAGGAATCGCTTGACGAACGACTCGCGTCGCTCGCTCCCGTTTTCGACCCACTCGACGGCCCCTTCTACCACGTCGACACCGAGCGGCTCCGCGAGAGTGGCTTCCGCCAGGCGAAAAAAGAGCAGAATGCACGAACGGCACTCCAGCGCCTCCTTGATGCGGAGCTAGTGACTGGACGTGGGAAGACACGTCCGGACTTCGTGTTGAGTGGGCGCGAACTCGCACACTTCCTCCTCGTCCCCTCGTCCGAACAGCTCTCAATCGAAGGGTCGCGTGGGACGCGCGCCGAGCAGCAGAGTCGGAATCCGCTCGCCCGCCCGGACCCCGACCTCATGAGCGAATTCCGCGAGGGGATGGCAATCGGCCGTGCACTCGACGACACCGGCACGCCCGAGGATACCCCGACGCGGCTCCCGCCGAGCCTTCTGCCAACTCACTATGGCCGGTTCGGGACGACCGGGGCCGGGAAGTCGAAGGCCCTGATCAATGACCTGCTCTCCCTCTACGCGAATACCGACGGGCCGACAATCCTCATCGACCCGAAGGGCGACGGGATGTCCGAGAACTATATGCGCGCCCACGCCGCCCGCTACGGACTCGACGACCTCGAAGAGAACGTCATCCACTTTGCCATCCCAGAATCGCTCCCCGGATTCTCCTTCTTCAATATCGAACCGGCTCTTGAGAACGGCGAGCGGCGTGCAGATGCCGTGCAGAAGAAGGCTGACCACTACGAGGAGATTCTCAAACTCGTCATGGGCCAGGAGCGCTACGAGCGCGCGACTGTCGCACCCGGCCTGATCAAGACGCTCATCAAGGCGCTCTTCGACGAGGAACACGGTCGTGAGAACGGCGAGTATCGCGAGTCGGAGAACTACTTCGCCCACCGCCAACTGGAGAACGCCCTTGACCAGCTCTGGGAGGCCGGCCCGCCACAGCCCGACCTGAGCGCGGCACCACAGTCGAGCGACGACGCGGTCACGCGCTCGCTACGCCGACAGCTGCAGGCGGACAAGACGACGTTCTCAAACATCATGGGCGGCGTCGGCAACCGTCTCTCGATGGTCTCGGACGACACGAACCTCCGCCGTATCTTCAACAACACCGAGCCACAGTTTGATTTCCGCGAGATTCTCGACGAGGATACGGTCGTCCTCTTCGACCTCGGCAATCTTCGCGAGGACGCCGCCCGTATCATGACGGGTGTCATCCTCACCAATCTCGAAGCCGCGCTCCAAGAGGAGAACCACGACGCCGCACGACGCCCGGAGGACTACGTGGTTAACCTCCTGATCGACGAGGCCGCCTCCGTCGCCGTCTCCGACATCATGAACAACCTCCTCGAGCAGGGACGGAGTTTCCGTCTCTCGGTTGGGTTGTCGATGCAGTTCCCCGAGCAGATGAAGGCCGAAGGCGGCCGGCGCGCCTACCTGAACGTCCTGAACAACATCGGCAGCCCCCTCGTCGGGAAGATTAGTGTTGACCGAGAACTCGCGCAAGCGATGGCTCACGAAGAGATGGATCCGGAGGCGTTCGCAAACCGGATTCGCTCACTCCCACGTGGGGAATGGGTTGCGAACCTCCCTAGCCCCGTCTTCGGTGAGACTGGGCCGTATCCGTTCAGTCTCGCCCCACTCCCAATCCCGGACGGCCACCCTGAGAGTGACCAACCGTTGACTCCGGACGAGGAGGCACGCTTCGAGGACGTGCTCACGCGAATCCACGACAACGTTGAGGAGACCTATGGCGTCACCGAGGACGAGACACCGACGACGCAGCCGCCCGCGGAACTCGGCGAGCTGCTTGACGTCACGGACGGTGAGTTGGACGTTGCGCTCGCGAAGATCGTGCGCAGCGTCCAGTTACGAACGAATCGCCGCGACGGGAACGACTGGGTGGCGGTCGAAACCGTCGACGACGAACTCCGTCGCCTCTTCGAGGACGCTGATGCGGACGCACCATCCTACGACGAGCTCT is a window from the Halarchaeum grantii genome containing:
- a CDS encoding helicase HerA domain-containing protein, yielding MSEYLCVTPTTEAVAPAGVPRILESLHKLTNEDSGLGAKLNPLSSSTPPRFEFLALSTGDDAPVEFYYSADDYLDTLEERLQSVYPETFDVEPVDLNVESRLIQPVEYARAEFIDAYQQDALQYEFSENEQYTLTEDGGIEAPSVDVTADSVVSIDDIALELATGDETPIEKPTLTEEGTILARPATDAVSPYGVRWRGSASRKEDWMTSLAPFTDGEDEESLSAVDQPGAALASLIDHVNDATEPLAFQVVFERRANWQSDADVRKEDLIDGRDTLAQRLVGDLLAYDPEYEDERPDRSELSDRVVRRLDAIRATNPQRSFTANIRAIGVPTSDDGQESLDERLASLAPVFDPLDGPFYHVDTERLRESGFRQAKKEQNARTALQRLLDAELVTGRGKTRPDFVLSGRELAHFLLVPSSEQLSIEGSRGTRAEQQSRNPLARPDPDLMSEFREGMAIGRALDDTGTPEDTPTRLPPSLLPTHYGRFGTTGAGKSKALINDLLSLYANTDGPTILIDPKGDGMSENYMRAHAARYGLDDLEENVIHFAIPESLPGFSFFNIEPALENGERRADAVQKKADHYEEILKLVMGQERYERATVAPGLIKTLIKALFDEEHGRENGEYRESENYFAHRQLENALDQLWEAGPPQPDLSAAPQSSDDAVTRSLRRQLQADKTTFSNIMGGVGNRLSMVSDDTNLRRIFNNTEPQFDFREILDEDTVVLFDLGNLREDAARIMTGVILTNLEAALQEENHDAARRPEDYVVNLLIDEAASVAVSDIMNNLLEQGRSFRLSVGLSMQFPEQMKAEGGRRAYLNVLNNIGSPLVGKISVDRELAQAMAHEEMDPEAFANRIRSLPRGEWVANLPSPVFGETGPYPFSLAPLPIPDGHPESDQPLTPDEEARFEDVLTRIHDNVEETYGVTEDETPTTQPPAELGELLDVTDGELDVALAKIVRSVQLRTNRRDGNDWVAVETVDDELRRLFEDADADAPSYDELSAVRQRSRFLETTVDMDADELVIRLTEDGEDVATPETGSVQSAGSEKHDMALEQIEQELTAQGFTVSILTQDGSEKPDARATHPDFEEPFAIEVETTTPGKPAKVLTNLRKAQEAGEIPLFVVRSDESQTYWAERVEQTLTEPTRELESGETRFYTTDESITFNGGATEDGGLTAVRPVGDSQQNVWAERDGQVVLIDGEGTEYLRVDSVDDVSKARVPAVYSYDSAADEYVVYDQDSQRVYSTKEAFSDDWTKIKRPFVPADDLLIPEIQPAHYAILILSTEGESFVYRDGEMTPLDGLSQLTLTTEPAENASLSEENLPTEQSVQSSETEHVEKLSESEIADLEGNPDEVVAYFARTHLTESPNASERSERVYNVYRSWVEDAGLSPDSKRWFTRRLRNHINFESIVKKQGDETVRHYDGIELTEAD
- a CDS encoding VirB4 family type IV secretion system protein, which encodes MHNVVLPAAVGFGEQLSQWALNPTTPGGVLLYLLVAVVIVASGVVAWTRSQARSDEPTVEFADVLDEGTLEEGQAEGRLLDEIAESHKTAIAPAAIEWETRAAHVGEQWTSTLYIAEYPDHPTDGYLSDLFELTDVEFDLTAHVTPKNQERARTELEEIADDLQVDADLEQSVRGAYLQERADEAAATYKAVESGANVFDHGLFITVRADEKDDLQDAVRTVKSTLRDDPANLTPKTAICRQDVALQSAAPIGDNEFGRESIALGGAVGALLASPHNATILEEGGVEFGIHKDNQSPVVIDPFDRDNGYAMFTVGDTGSGKSFGSKQNFIRSIEQDRDRIGIVLEPLNNWAGVSEALDAQRITVGGTLGLNPLEIRQTPEHAQRAMGEDASPFNEKLDDAMSFLTNFFALRGISLGDRRTTLELGLRTAYARQGITDDITTHDNPSPTIRDMLDVFEEMVEAPEEFVVRSESEAEKLQADATWLLDQLRPFEAEGRHANLGKESAFDIRDEKTIYLDLAQQEGSVDSSTALTMQLLISLVYERAKETEKEVVFVIDEARYIMQDAASLAFLETVFRHHRHHDLSIRLVTQTVDEFFEHTEAEAILDQCAVKQFHRLDGMDEEWADEFGLNYAQMRYVQDAVPGNEDAGFSEALVGVDGEWRGIQVEAMPKEKQVIDFDPTTQTRDELPGATSDEADSELESIQQRLAEKTGNSTDDAEQVAETDGGRDE